From the Exiguobacterium marinum DSM 16307 genome, the window CCGGGCTTCTCGCTGAGCATTTCGAATTAATTCAGGTTTTTTCCGGTCAAGATGGTTACTTTAAATATCCGAATGGAGACGAGACATACGGTGTCATTCATTTATATCAGGCAAAAGGAGTACATGGAGAGCTCGTCATGGAAGATGGGGAAAGCTTGGCTCTTAAATACTTTAGTAAAGAGAATCTTCCTATAAAGATAGAAAAACGGGCTCAAACTTTATTGGATGTGCTTGGAGATCGATGCTTTGAACGCGAGCATTCGTTTTGATATGTAAAAAGCCGTCA encodes:
- a CDS encoding NUDIX hydrolase is translated as MSYIASLREVIGNRPIISVGATILVINQKQEVLMQHRSDTLDWGLPGGSMELGETLEEVAARELKEETGLLAEHFELIQVFSGQDGYFKYPNGDETYGVIHLYQAKGVHGELVMEDGESLALKYFSKENLPIKIEKRAQTLLDVLGDRCFEREHSF